ATTGTTAACAGGTTTCTCAACAACTTTCTCTGTTTTTTTGATTATCGGCCCCTTATCAAATCCAGTAGCAATAACAGTTATAAGTAATTCATCCTTAAGATTTTCATCAATTGAAGCACCAAAAATAATGTTCGCATCCGGATCAGCTGATTTTTGAATCATTTCAACTGCAGTGTTGGCTTCAAATAATCCTAAATCAACACCGCCAGTAATATTTACCAGTACTCCTCTGGCTCCTTCTATCGAAGTCTCAAGCAATGGACTATGTATTGCCTGTCTTGCTGCTTCTTCAGCCTTGTTTTCACCTGAAGCTCTACCTATACCCATGTGTGCAAGGCCTGTATTGAACATTATGGTTCTGACATCTGCAAAGTCAAGGTTTATAAGTCCCGGTACCGCAATCAAGTCGGATATACCCTGAACGCCCTGTCTGAGAACATCATCTGCAATTCTGAAAGCATCAACCATAGAAGTCTTTTTCTCAGCAACCTGTAACAACCTGTCGTTTGGAATAGTAACAAGTGTATCGACAGCAGCTTTCAGGTTTTCTACACCTCTTTCAGCATGCTGCATTCTTTTTCTTCCCTCAAACATAAAAGGTTTTGTAACAACCCCAACTGTTAAAATCCCCATTTCTTTTGCTACCTGGGCTACTACAGGAGCAGCTCCGGTCCCGGTTCCGCCACCCATACCAGCGGTAACAAATACCATATCCGCACCTTTTATTGATTGGGCAATCTCATCTCTACTTTCATTTGCAGCTTTTTCACCAATTTCAGGGTTTGCTCCTGCACCTAATCCTTTTGTCAATTTATCCCCTATTTGGATTTTTGTATTAGCTTTAGATAAAAATAAAGCTTGTTTATCAGTATTAACTGCTATAAATTCAACACCACGAAGTCCAGCTGTTATCATTCTGTTAACAGCATTATTACCACCACCGCCAACACCTATGACCTTTATCTGGGCGAATTGTTCCATATCAATATCGAATTCCAGCAATTTTAGTCCCCCTTTATATTACTTGATCTTATCATTTGTAATATCAAATTAATCTTTATGAAAATTTTTTTGATACAAAATCCGGTATCTTAATTTCAAGGCATATATATTTGTCAATTCACTACCTTAGTCAAAAAGACTTAAAATCTCATTATGTTTAAAATAAGGAAAATACTTGTACTATATCACGCTCTTTGACCTCTAAACATAAATATACCCTATTATCTAAATTAAAGCAAGAATACTTTTTTCATATTTATAATTATTATAAATAAAAACTAAAGCCTTGTATATTGTAAAATAAATACTATCTACATCGTTAAGGCCAGTTACAATGGATACATCAACATCTCAGGCTTTAGAACAAACTTTTAAAAAATTTTGAAACCTTACCTAATATTTTCGATTCCTTTTGTGCAACTTTCTGTTTATGAATTTTTATTTCACTTCCAAATCTAGTTCCTTTATGACGGTTGGAAATATACTTTACTATTCCAGCTGCTGTCGCATATTCGGGTTTCGGTATTCCGTTCTGTCTGTAAGATGCAAGTCTGACAGGTATTTCAAACACCTCAGCGGCAATCTCCTTTCCTCCATCTACATATGAAATGCCACCACCTGTAAGGACTATACCTGCTCCAAGACTTTCATGCAGATCAGCTTCGCTTAACATATCCCTGCAAAGTGAGAAGATCTCATGAACCCTGGCTTCTATTATTTCTACTACTTCCGATACTCTGACACTTTTTTTATTACTTCCGTTTATATCACTGACTGTTATTTCCTGGTCATTTTTAATGAGCGATGTAAGAGCCAGTTCGTATTCTTTTTTTATTCTTTCTGCTTCTGCATATGGTATTTTTAAGCCAATTGAAATGTCATTTGTTATATGATCCCCTCCAACAGGAATGGAATCATAAAAAATCAGATTTTTTCTTTTAAACACAGATATATCGGTAAGACCGCCGCCAATGTCTATAAGAATAACTCCCATATCTTTCTCATCCGCAGACAGTGCAACCTCACTGATTGCCAAAGCTTCTATCACTATTCCATCAATTTTTACATTTGCGCGCTCAAGGCTTTTTACTATGTTTTGAACAGATGTAATTTTTCCTGCAATAATATCCGTGTCAGCTTCAAGTTTGACCCCAACCATTCCTACGGGATCTATAATTTCATCATAACCGTCAACAATATACTGTCTTGTTATTATATCTATTATTTCTCTATCGTCAGGAATATTTACATTTTTTGCCGAATACAAGGCTCTCTCAACATCTTTTGCCGTTATTTCCCTATCTTCATTTGAAATGCTGGCAATACATCTGTTGTTAATAATTGACACATGAGTTCCAAAAATATTTACGTATGCGGAACCTACCTTAAGATTTGCTGTGTTTTCTGCTTGCTCTACAGAGTTTTTTATAGAATTTGATGTACTATCTATATCAACAATAACACCCTTCTTTACTCCATTACAAACATCTATACCCTTGCCCAATATTTCCATTTGGTTATCTTTGTCTACTTTGCCTATAACTGTGCAAACCTTGCTTGTACCTATATCAATACCAACTATAATATTATCCACTTACCTGAACCTCCCACAAAGTATCCAAACGATATAAACAACATCATTTACATAATAGAATTACTTCTCTAATATATTATCTTTTTTGGTGTATTTATTCAATACAAATCTACGAATTATTGCAAAATTTAAGAATAATCTGTTTCCAAACGCAAATATTGCAGCAAGATATATTTGAATCCCCAGTTGATCGCCTATATAGGCTAGTCCTGCTGCCAGAAGAGCATTCCCAAAAAAGCCTGACAAGAATACTTTCATATCAAATTTTCCTTGAAGTGTTGCTGCTATTCCGCCAAATACAGAATCAAGTGCCGCCAGTATTGCTA
Above is a genomic segment from Clostridia bacterium containing:
- the ftsZ gene encoding cell division protein FtsZ, which translates into the protein MLEFDIDMEQFAQIKVIGVGGGGNNAVNRMITAGLRGVEFIAVNTDKQALFLSKANTKIQIGDKLTKGLGAGANPEIGEKAANESRDEIAQSIKGADMVFVTAGMGGGTGTGAAPVVAQVAKEMGILTVGVVTKPFMFEGRKRMQHAERGVENLKAAVDTLVTIPNDRLLQVAEKKTSMVDAFRIADDVLRQGVQGISDLIAVPGLINLDFADVRTIMFNTGLAHMGIGRASGENKAEEAARQAIHSPLLETSIEGARGVLVNITGGVDLGLFEANTAVEMIQKSADPDANIIFGASIDENLKDELLITVIATGFDKGPIIKKTEKVVEKPVNNNTQVASEKQQSNAFTGDELDIPTFLRRNRFK
- the ftsA gene encoding cell division protein FtsA, with amino-acid sequence MDNIIVGIDIGTSKVCTVIGKVDKDNQMEILGKGIDVCNGVKKGVIVDIDSTSNSIKNSVEQAENTANLKVGSAYVNIFGTHVSIINNRCIASISNEDREITAKDVERALYSAKNVNIPDDREIIDIITRQYIVDGYDEIIDPVGMVGVKLEADTDIIAGKITSVQNIVKSLERANVKIDGIVIEALAISEVALSADEKDMGVILIDIGGGLTDISVFKRKNLIFYDSIPVGGDHITNDISIGLKIPYAEAERIKKEYELALTSLIKNDQEITVSDINGSNKKSVRVSEVVEIIEARVHEIFSLCRDMLSEADLHESLGAGIVLTGGGISYVDGGKEIAAEVFEIPVRLASYRQNGIPKPEYATAAGIVKYISNRHKGTRFGSEIKIHKQKVAQKESKILGKVSKFFKSLF
- a CDS encoding small basic family protein — its product is MIPFFGLIIGIVIGVFIPYNISYQYSNYVAVAILAALDSVFGGIAATLQGKFDMKVFLSGFFGNALLAAGLAYIGDQLGIQIYLAAIFAFGNRLFLNFAIIRRFVLNKYTKKDNILEK